One genomic region from Ralstonia pickettii DTP0602 encodes:
- a CDS encoding phosphoglycerate kinase (K00927: PGK, pgk; phosphoglycerate kinase [EC:2.7.2.3]): MMSLSHPKPTAPHTLSALLAAGGLAGKRVFIRADLNVPQDAAGHITDDTRIRASVPAIAACLQAGAAVMVTSHLGRPQEGEPDPRHSLAPVGRRLSELLGRQVPLLSGWTEGGFQVPPGQVVLLENCRMNRGEKINSGELAQKMARLCDVYVNDAFGTAHRAEATTHGIARYAPIACAGPLLAAEIDALGKALGQPARPLVAIVAGSKVSTKLTILKSLADKVDNLIVGGGIANTFMLAAGLKIGKSLAEADLVGDARAIIDIMARRGASVPIPVDVVCAREFSATAAATVKDVKDVADDDMILDIGPRTAAQLAGQLKAAGTIVWNGPVGVFEFDQFGNGTRVLAQAIADSRAFSIAGGGDTLAAIAKYGIADRVGYISTGGGAFLEFLEGKTLPALAVLEQRAAT; this comes from the coding sequence ATGATGAGCCTATCCCATCCGAAACCCACGGCGCCCCACACGCTGTCCGCGCTGCTCGCCGCAGGCGGGCTGGCCGGCAAGCGGGTCTTTATCCGCGCCGACCTCAACGTCCCGCAGGATGCCGCGGGCCATATCACCGACGACACCCGCATCCGTGCCTCCGTGCCCGCCATCGCGGCCTGCCTGCAGGCGGGCGCTGCGGTGATGGTCACCTCGCACCTGGGCCGGCCGCAGGAAGGGGAGCCGGACCCGCGCCACAGCCTGGCGCCGGTGGGCCGCCGCCTGTCAGAGCTGCTCGGCCGCCAGGTGCCGCTGCTGTCCGGCTGGACCGAGGGCGGCTTCCAGGTCCCGCCCGGGCAGGTGGTGCTGCTGGAAAACTGCCGCATGAACCGGGGCGAGAAGATAAACAGCGGCGAGCTGGCGCAGAAGATGGCCAGGCTGTGCGACGTCTACGTCAACGACGCCTTCGGCACCGCCCACCGCGCCGAAGCCACCACCCACGGCATCGCCAGGTACGCCCCGATCGCCTGCGCCGGCCCGCTGCTGGCCGCCGAGATCGACGCGCTGGGCAAGGCGCTGGGCCAGCCGGCGCGTCCGCTGGTGGCGATCGTGGCCGGTTCCAAGGTCTCGACCAAGCTGACCATCCTGAAGTCGCTGGCCGACAAGGTCGACAACCTGATCGTCGGCGGCGGCATCGCCAATACCTTCATGCTGGCCGCCGGCCTGAAGATCGGCAAGTCGCTGGCCGAAGCCGACCTGGTCGGCGACGCCAGGGCCATCATCGACATCATGGCCAGGCGCGGCGCCTCGGTGCCGATCCCAGTCGACGTGGTGTGCGCCAGGGAATTCAGCGCCACCGCCGCGGCCACCGTCAAGGACGTCAAGGACGTGGCCGACGACGACATGATCCTGGACATCGGTCCCAGGACCGCCGCGCAACTGGCCGGGCAGCTCAAGGCCGCCGGCACCATCGTCTGGAACGGCCCGGTGGGCGTGTTCGAGTTCGACCAGTTCGGCAACGGCACCAGGGTGCTGGCCCAGGCCATCGCCGATTCCAGGGCCTTCTCGATCGCCGGTGGCGGCGACACGCTGGCTGCCATCGCCAAGTACGGCATCGCCGACCGCGTGGGCTATATCTCCACCGGCGGTGGCGCCTTCCTGGAGTTTCTCGAAGGCAAGACGCTGCCCGCACTGGCCGTGCTGGAGCAGCGCGCCGCCACCTGA
- a CDS encoding glyceraldehyde-3-phosphate dehydrogenase (K00134: GAPDH, gapA; glyceraldehyde 3-phosphate dehydrogenase [EC:1.2.1.12]), giving the protein MTIKVAINGYGRIGRNVLRAHYEGGKRHDLEIVAINDLGNAGTNAHLTRYDTVHGRFPGEVTVDGDAFRVNGDRIRVLAQRNPAELPWGELGVDVVMECTGLFTSKDKASAHLKAGAKKVIISAPGGKDVDATIVYGVNHGVLKASDTVISNASCTTNCLAPLVKPLHEQLGVVNGLMTTVHAYTNDQVLTDVYHEDLRRARSATMSMIPTRTGAAAAVGLVLPELDGRLDGFAVRVPTINVSLVDLSFVAARPTTVEEVNGILKSAAEGELKGILDYNTAPLVSVDFNHSPASSTFDATLTKVNGTLVKVSAWYDNEWGFSNRMLDTAVALAHAR; this is encoded by the coding sequence ATGACCATCAAGGTTGCCATCAACGGCTACGGGCGCATCGGCCGCAATGTACTGCGCGCCCACTATGAAGGCGGCAAGCGGCACGATCTCGAGATCGTCGCCATCAACGACCTCGGCAACGCCGGCACCAATGCCCACCTGACCCGGTACGACACCGTCCACGGCCGCTTTCCGGGCGAGGTCACGGTCGACGGCGATGCCTTCCGCGTCAACGGCGACCGGATCCGCGTGCTGGCCCAGCGCAACCCGGCCGAGCTGCCGTGGGGCGAGCTGGGCGTGGATGTGGTGATGGAATGCACCGGGCTCTTCACCAGCAAGGACAAGGCATCGGCCCACCTGAAGGCCGGCGCGAAGAAGGTGATCATCTCCGCCCCCGGTGGCAAGGACGTGGACGCCACCATCGTCTACGGCGTGAACCACGGCGTGCTGAAGGCGAGCGACACGGTGATCTCCAACGCCTCGTGCACCACCAACTGCCTGGCGCCGCTGGTCAAGCCGCTGCATGAACAGCTGGGCGTGGTGAACGGCCTGATGACCACGGTGCATGCCTATACCAACGACCAGGTGCTGACCGACGTCTACCACGAAGACCTGCGCCGGGCGCGGTCGGCGACCATGTCGATGATCCCCACCAGGACCGGCGCCGCCGCCGCGGTCGGGCTGGTGCTGCCCGAGCTGGACGGCCGGCTGGATGGCTTTGCCGTGCGCGTGCCGACCATCAATGTGTCGCTGGTGGACCTGTCCTTCGTGGCGGCGCGGCCGACCACCGTGGAGGAAGTGAACGGCATCCTGAAGAGCGCGGCCGAAGGCGAGCTCAAGGGCATCCTGGACTACAACACTGCGCCGCTGGTCTCGGTGGACTTCAACCACAGCCCGGCCTCTTCGACCTTCGACGCCACCCTGACCAAGGTCAACGGCACGCTGGTCAAGGTGTCGGCCTGGTATGACAACGAATGGGGCTTCTCCAACCGCATGCTGGATACCGCGGTGGCGCTGGCCCATGCCCGCTAG
- a CDS encoding phosphoglycolate phosphatase (K01091: E3.1.3.18, gph; phosphoglycolate phosphatase [EC:3.1.3.18]), with translation MPTVSLPCTAVLIDLDGTLVDSAPDIVEAANRMLAELGSPPLPFDTVAGFIGRGVPNLVRRVLETAQLSPRVEAAAAEALFHRHYAETNGRLGAVFPGVEAGLAALRREGYRLACVTNKPRALAAPLLALTGLAAYLEVLVAGDSIAQMKPHPEPLRHACRLLDVDPAQGVLVGDSPVDVEAARAAGMPVCLVRYGYAGPGGPAALGADALVDSMEALPALLTPARLAA, from the coding sequence ATGCCCACCGTATCCCTGCCTTGCACCGCGGTGCTGATCGACCTTGACGGCACGCTGGTCGACAGCGCGCCTGACATCGTCGAGGCCGCCAACCGCATGCTGGCCGAGCTCGGCAGCCCGCCGCTGCCGTTCGACACCGTGGCCGGCTTCATCGGCCGTGGCGTGCCCAACCTGGTGCGGCGCGTGCTGGAAACCGCGCAGCTTTCGCCGCGGGTGGAAGCCGCCGCTGCCGAGGCGCTGTTCCATCGTCACTATGCCGAGACCAATGGCCGCCTTGGGGCAGTGTTCCCGGGCGTGGAAGCGGGCCTGGCCGCGCTCAGGCGCGAGGGCTACCGGCTTGCCTGCGTCACCAACAAGCCGCGCGCACTGGCGGCACCGCTGCTGGCGCTGACCGGGCTGGCAGCGTACCTGGAAGTCCTGGTGGCGGGCGATTCGATTGCGCAGATGAAACCGCATCCCGAACCGCTGCGCCATGCCTGCCGGCTGCTAGACGTCGACCCCGCGCAGGGCGTGCTGGTGGGGGATTCGCCGGTGGATGTTGAAGCGGCACGCGCGGCCGGCATGCCGGTCTGCCTGGTGCGTTACGGCTACGCCGGCCCCGGCGGGCCCGCGGCGCTGGGCGCCGACGCGCTGGTCGATTCGATGGAGGCATTGCCGGCGCTGCTCACGCCGGCGCGGCTGGCTGCGTGA
- a CDS encoding transketolase (catalyzes the formation of ribose 5-phosphate and xylulose 5-phosphate from sedoheptulose 7-phosphate and glyceraldehyde 3-phosphate; can transfer ketol groups between several groups; in Escherichia coli there are two tkt genes, tktA expressed during exponential growth and the tktB during stationary phase~K00615: E2.2.1.1, tktA, tktB; transketolase [EC:2.2.1.1]) — translation MNAPERIDSAARCANALRFLAADAVEQARSGHPGAPMGMAEMAEVLWRRHLRHNPANPAWPDRDRFVLSNGHASMLQYALLHLTGYDLPISQLRQFRQLHAATPGHPERGVTPGVETTTGPLGQGLANAVGMALSEKLLAATFNRPGFDIVDHHTYVFLGDGCLMEGLSHEAASLAGTLKLGKLVCLYDDNGISIDGDVAGWFADDTPKRFAAYGWHVIAGVDGHDAQAVDAALHSAKAERERPTLICCRTVIGKGAPAKAGGHDVHGAPLGASEIAAMREALGWEAEPFTVPPDVADAWEARAQGAAREAHWEARFAGYRAAHPELAEEFLRRINGRLAEGFDAELMTLLDAPSALQGKIATRKASQLCLEALTPALPELLGGSADLTGSNLTNVKASVWVNHAGHGNYVSYGVREFGMAAVMNGIALHGGLIPYGGTFMTFSDYSRNAIRMAALMRLRVVHVLTHDSIGLGEDGPTHQPVEHAASLRLIPNNQVWRPCDGTETAYAWLAALRREQGPACLVLSRQALMPFERDAGQRAAIARGGYVLRDTVAPRVVLVATGSEVEIAQRAALDLAEAGIAARVVSMPCVELFYAQEASYRDTVLPPGLPRVSVEAGATWFWRGVVGEGGVALGIDSFGESAPAEALYQHFGLTPAHVAAAARSLLEDK, via the coding sequence ATGAACGCACCCGAACGCATCGATTCCGCAGCGCGCTGCGCCAACGCGCTGCGCTTCCTGGCCGCCGACGCGGTGGAGCAGGCCAGGTCCGGCCACCCCGGCGCACCCATGGGCATGGCCGAGATGGCCGAAGTGCTGTGGCGACGCCACCTGCGCCACAACCCGGCCAACCCGGCCTGGCCCGACCGTGACCGCTTCGTGCTGTCCAACGGCCATGCTTCCATGCTGCAGTATGCGCTGCTGCATCTCACCGGCTACGACTTGCCGATTTCGCAGTTGCGCCAGTTCCGCCAGCTGCACGCGGCCACGCCGGGTCATCCCGAGCGCGGCGTGACGCCGGGCGTGGAAACCACCACCGGGCCGCTGGGGCAGGGCCTGGCCAATGCGGTCGGTATGGCGCTGTCCGAGAAGCTGCTGGCCGCCACCTTCAACCGGCCCGGCTTCGACATCGTCGACCACCACACCTATGTCTTCCTCGGCGACGGCTGCCTGATGGAAGGGCTCAGCCACGAGGCCGCCTCGCTGGCGGGCACGCTCAAGCTGGGCAAGCTGGTCTGCCTGTACGACGACAACGGCATCTCCATCGACGGCGACGTCGCCGGCTGGTTTGCCGACGACACCCCGAAGCGCTTTGCCGCCTACGGCTGGCATGTGATCGCCGGCGTCGACGGGCACGATGCGCAGGCCGTCGATGCCGCGCTGCACTCGGCCAAAGCCGAGCGCGAGCGGCCCACGCTGATCTGCTGCCGCACCGTGATCGGCAAGGGCGCGCCGGCCAAGGCCGGCGGGCACGATGTGCATGGCGCGCCGCTGGGCGCGTCGGAGATCGCCGCCATGCGCGAGGCGCTGGGCTGGGAGGCCGAGCCTTTCACCGTGCCGCCAGACGTGGCCGACGCCTGGGAGGCGCGCGCACAAGGCGCCGCGCGCGAGGCCCACTGGGAGGCGCGTTTCGCCGGCTATCGTGCCGCGCATCCGGAACTGGCCGAGGAATTCCTGCGCCGTATCAACGGCCGCCTGGCGGAAGGCTTCGATGCGGAACTGATGACGTTGCTGGACGCGCCCTCCGCACTGCAGGGCAAGATCGCCACGCGCAAGGCATCGCAGCTCTGCCTGGAGGCGCTGACGCCCGCCTTGCCCGAGCTGCTGGGCGGCTCGGCCGACCTGACAGGTTCCAATCTCACCAATGTCAAGGCTTCGGTCTGGGTCAACCACGCCGGGCACGGCAACTACGTCAGCTACGGCGTGCGCGAGTTCGGCATGGCCGCGGTCATGAACGGCATTGCGCTGCATGGGGGGCTGATTCCCTACGGCGGCACCTTCATGACCTTTTCGGACTATTCGCGCAATGCCATCCGCATGGCCGCGCTGATGCGGCTGCGCGTGGTGCATGTGCTGACGCATGATTCCATCGGCCTGGGCGAGGATGGTCCCACGCACCAGCCGGTGGAGCACGCCGCCAGCCTGCGTCTGATCCCCAACAACCAGGTCTGGCGCCCGTGCGATGGGACCGAGACCGCGTATGCGTGGCTGGCTGCGCTGCGGCGCGAGCAGGGTCCTGCCTGCCTGGTGCTGTCGCGGCAGGCGCTGATGCCGTTCGAACGCGATGCGGGCCAGCGCGCAGCCATCGCGCGCGGCGGCTATGTGCTGCGCGATACCGTGGCGCCGCGCGTGGTGCTGGTGGCGACTGGCTCCGAGGTGGAGATCGCGCAGCGCGCTGCGCTTGACCTTGCCGAGGCAGGCATCGCCGCGCGCGTGGTGTCCATGCCCTGCGTCGAGCTGTTCTACGCGCAGGAAGCGAGCTACCGGGACACGGTGCTGCCACCGGGCCTGCCGCGCGTCAGCGTGGAGGCGGGCGCCACCTGGTTCTGGCGCGGCGTCGTGGGCGAGGGCGGCGTGGCGCTGGGCATTGACAGCTTCGGCGAATCGGCGCCGGCCGAGGCGCTGTACCAGCACTTCGGCCTGACCCCGGCGCATGTCGCCGCTGCCGCGCGTTCCCTGCTGGAGGACAAGTGA
- a CDS encoding phosphoribulokinase (K00855: PRK, prkB; phosphoribulokinase [EC:2.7.1.19]), translated as MAMSERYPIIAITGSSGAGTTSVTRTFENIFRREGVKSVVIEGDSFHRYDRAEMKVKMAEAERTGNMNFSHFGPENNLFGDLENLFRSYAESGTGLRRRYLHSMEEAAPFGQEPGTFTEWEPLPADTDLLFYEGLHGGVVTDEVDVARYPNLLIGVVPVINLEWIQKLWRDKKQRGYSTEAVTDTILRRMPDYVNYICPQFSRTHVNFQRVPCVDTSNPFISREIPAPDESMVVIRFANPKGIDFQYLLSMIHDSFMSRANTIVVPGGKMELAMQLIFTPFVLRMMERRKRAAL; from the coding sequence ATGGCCATGTCAGAACGTTATCCCATCATCGCCATCACCGGCTCCTCCGGGGCCGGTACCACGTCGGTGACCCGTACCTTCGAGAACATCTTCCGCCGCGAGGGCGTGAAGTCGGTGGTGATCGAAGGCGACAGCTTCCACCGCTACGACCGCGCCGAGATGAAGGTCAAGATGGCCGAGGCCGAGCGCACCGGCAATATGAACTTCAGCCACTTCGGCCCGGAGAACAACCTGTTCGGCGACCTGGAGAACCTTTTCCGCTCCTATGCGGAGTCCGGAACGGGCCTGCGCCGGCGCTACCTGCACAGCATGGAGGAGGCGGCCCCGTTCGGGCAGGAGCCCGGCACCTTCACCGAGTGGGAGCCGTTGCCGGCCGACACCGACCTGCTGTTCTATGAAGGTTTGCATGGCGGCGTGGTGACCGACGAAGTCGATGTCGCCCGGTACCCCAACCTGCTGATCGGGGTGGTGCCCGTCATCAACCTGGAGTGGATCCAGAAACTGTGGCGCGACAAGAAGCAGCGCGGCTATTCGACGGAGGCCGTGACCGACACCATCCTGCGCCGCATGCCGGACTACGTGAACTACATCTGCCCGCAGTTCTCGCGTACGCATGTGAACTTCCAGCGCGTGCCGTGCGTGGACACCTCCAACCCCTTCATCTCGCGCGAGATCCCCGCGCCGGATGAAAGCATGGTGGTGATCCGCTTTGCCAACCCGAAGGGGATCGACTTCCAGTACCTGCTGAGCATGATCCACGACTCCTTCATGTCGCGCGCCAACACCATCGTGGTGCCGGGCGGAAAGATGGAGCTGGCCATGCAGCTGATCTTTACGCCGTTCGTGCTGCGCATGATGGAGCGCCGCAAGCGCGCCGCCCTGTGA
- a CDS encoding fructose-1 6-bisphosphatase (K03841: FBP, fbp; fructose-1,6-bisphosphatase I [EC:3.1.3.11]), giving the protein MPEVQRMTLTQFLIEERRRYPDASGGFNGLILNVAMACKEIARAVAFGALGGLHGRAGSEDGNGTAVNVQGEIQQKLDVLSNEAFLRVNEWGGHLAGMASEEMAEPYQIPECYPRGKYLLVFDPLDGSSNIDVNVSVGSIFSVLRAPEGATAVTEQDFLQPGTAQVAGGYALYGPTTMLVLSVGNGVNGFTLDPNLGEFFLTHPNLRVPVDTQEFAINASNSRFWEAPIQRYISECMAGKSGPRGKDFNMRWIASMVAEAHRILMRGGVFMYPRDSKDPAKPGRLRLLYEANPVAFLMEQAGGRASTGRQPLMSVAPGALHQRIGVIFGSRNEVERIERYHTDQSDPDLPNPLFNERSLFRASA; this is encoded by the coding sequence ATGCCCGAAGTCCAGAGGATGACCCTGACGCAGTTCCTGATCGAAGAGCGCCGCCGCTATCCGGACGCCAGCGGCGGCTTCAACGGCCTGATCCTCAACGTTGCCATGGCCTGCAAGGAGATTGCGCGCGCGGTCGCATTCGGCGCGCTGGGCGGCCTGCACGGCCGCGCCGGTAGCGAGGATGGCAATGGCACCGCTGTCAACGTGCAGGGCGAGATCCAGCAGAAGCTCGACGTGCTGAGCAACGAGGCCTTCCTGCGCGTCAACGAGTGGGGCGGCCACCTGGCCGGCATGGCCTCGGAGGAAATGGCCGAGCCGTACCAGATTCCCGAGTGCTACCCTCGCGGCAAGTACCTGCTGGTGTTCGATCCGCTCGACGGCTCGTCGAACATCGACGTCAATGTCTCGGTGGGCAGCATCTTCTCGGTGCTGCGCGCACCCGAAGGCGCCACCGCCGTCACCGAGCAAGACTTCCTGCAGCCCGGCACGGCCCAGGTGGCGGGCGGCTACGCGCTCTACGGGCCTACCACCATGCTGGTGCTGTCCGTGGGCAACGGGGTCAACGGCTTCACTCTCGATCCCAACCTGGGGGAATTCTTTCTCACCCATCCCAACCTGCGCGTGCCGGTCGATACCCAGGAATTTGCCATCAACGCCTCGAACAGCCGCTTCTGGGAAGCGCCAATCCAGCGCTACATCTCCGAGTGCATGGCCGGGAAGAGCGGGCCACGCGGCAAGGACTTCAACATGCGCTGGATCGCCTCGATGGTGGCCGAGGCGCACCGCATCCTGATGCGTGGCGGCGTCTTCATGTACCCGCGCGACAGCAAGGACCCGGCCAAACCCGGCCGCCTGCGGCTGCTGTACGAGGCCAACCCGGTCGCCTTCCTGATGGAGCAGGCCGGCGGGCGCGCCAGCACCGGCCGGCAGCCGCTGATGTCGGTGGCGCCGGGCGCGCTGCACCAGCGCATCGGCGTGATCTTCGGCTCGCGCAATGAAGTGGAACGGATCGAGCGCTACCACACCGACCAGTCCGATCCCGACCTTCCCAATCCCCTGTTCAACGAGCGCAGCCTGTTCCGCGCATCTGCCTGA
- a CDS encoding ribulose-phosphate 3-epimerase (catalyzes the interconversion of D-ribulose 5-phosphate to xylulose 5-phosphate~K01783: rpe, RPE; ribulose-phosphate 3-epimerase [EC:5.1.3.1]) yields the protein MHATDHHTDHGSQRAIRLAPSILSADFARLGEEVRAIEAAGADLVHFDVMDNHYVPNLTIGPLVCEAIRPHVSIPIDVHLMVEPVDALIPLFAKAGAGIISFHPEASRHVDRTIGLIRDHGCKAGLVLNPATPLGWLDHTLGQLDLVLLMSVNPGFGGQAFIPGVLNKLRQVRARIDRQLEAGGRPVWLEIDGGVKADNIAGIARAGADTFVAGSAVFGAPDADGGYRGILRRLREAATYM from the coding sequence ATGCACGCCACCGACCACCACACCGACCACGGCAGCCAGCGCGCCATCCGCCTGGCGCCCTCCATCCTGTCAGCCGACTTCGCGCGGCTGGGCGAGGAGGTGCGCGCAATCGAGGCAGCCGGCGCCGACCTCGTGCACTTCGACGTGATGGACAACCACTACGTGCCCAACCTGACCATCGGCCCGCTGGTGTGCGAGGCGATCCGGCCGCACGTTTCGATCCCCATCGACGTGCACCTGATGGTGGAGCCCGTGGATGCACTGATCCCGCTGTTCGCCAAGGCGGGCGCAGGGATCATCAGCTTCCATCCGGAGGCCAGCCGGCATGTGGACCGCACCATCGGCCTGATTCGCGACCACGGCTGCAAGGCCGGCCTGGTGCTGAACCCGGCCACGCCGCTGGGCTGGCTGGACCACACGCTGGGCCAGCTCGACCTGGTGCTGCTGATGAGCGTCAACCCGGGCTTCGGCGGCCAGGCGTTCATCCCCGGCGTGCTGAACAAACTGCGCCAGGTACGGGCGCGCATCGACCGGCAGCTGGAGGCCGGCGGGCGGCCAGTCTGGCTGGAGATCGACGGCGGCGTCAAGGCCGACAACATTGCCGGGATCGCCCGCGCGGGTGCCGACACCTTCGTCGCCGGCAGCGCCGTGTTTGGCGCGCCGGATGCCGACGGCGGCTACCGGGGCATCCTGCGCCGCCTGCGCGAGGCTGCCACGTACATGTAG
- a CDS encoding CbbY: MQALIFDVDGTLADTETAHLQAFNAAFAEVGLDWCWDEALYTRLLKVAGGKERLMHYWRMVDPEEARGCKVKETIDAVHAIKTRHYAERVSSGRLPLRPGIARLIEEAGRAGMPLAIATTTTPANLDALLQAPLGAGWRERFAAIGDAGTTAVKKPAPDVYLAVLDRLGLEAGDCLAIEDSENGLRAAQAAGIPTVVTPTAYTAQDRFDGALLVLPHLGDPERPIPQHLPGADQRWADLAALRRWHRGTLFEAA; encoded by the coding sequence ATGCAAGCCCTGATCTTCGATGTAGACGGCACGCTTGCCGATACCGAGACCGCCCACCTCCAGGCCTTCAATGCCGCCTTTGCCGAAGTCGGCCTCGACTGGTGCTGGGATGAGGCGCTCTACACGCGCCTGCTCAAGGTGGCCGGCGGCAAGGAGCGCCTAATGCACTACTGGCGGATGGTCGATCCGGAAGAAGCCCGCGGTTGCAAGGTCAAGGAAACGATCGACGCCGTGCATGCCATCAAGACCCGCCACTATGCCGAGCGCGTCAGCAGCGGCCGGCTGCCGCTGCGGCCGGGCATCGCCCGCCTGATCGAGGAGGCTGGCCGCGCCGGCATGCCGCTCGCCATCGCGACCACCACCACGCCGGCCAACCTCGATGCGCTGCTGCAGGCGCCGTTGGGTGCCGGCTGGCGCGAGCGTTTCGCCGCCATCGGCGATGCCGGCACCACCGCTGTCAAGAAGCCGGCCCCGGATGTGTACCTGGCCGTGCTGGACCGGCTTGGCCTGGAGGCCGGCGATTGCCTGGCCATCGAGGATTCGGAGAACGGGCTGCGCGCCGCGCAGGCGGCCGGCATCCCCACCGTGGTCACGCCCACCGCCTACACCGCGCAGGACCGTTTCGACGGCGCGCTGCTGGTGCTGCCGCACCTGGGCGACCCCGAGCGGCCGATTCCGCAGCACCTGCCGGGCGCGGACCAACGCTGGGCCGACCTGGCCGCGCTGCGCCGCTGGCATCGTGGCACCCTGTTCGAGGCAGCCTGA
- a CDS encoding CbbX, with protein MSAPETTAPLQRPAALAGSLAESLASSGITELLAQLDRELIGLKPVKARIRDIAALLLVDKLRAARGFSAGAPSLHMCFTGNPGTGKTTVAMRMAQILHQLGYVRRGHLVAVTRDDLVGQYIGHTAPKTKEILKKAMGGVLFIDEAYYLYRPENERDYGQEAIEILLQVMENNREDLVVILAGYKDRMDRFFESNPGMSSRVAHHIDFPDYQLDELRQIADLMLDEMQYRFDEQSRAVFADYLARRMAQPHFANARSVRNALDRARLRHASRLLDDAGAVADDQTLTTITAADLLASRVFAPAAQTLARE; from the coding sequence ATGTCCGCACCCGAAACGACCGCACCGCTGCAGCGGCCTGCTGCCCTGGCCGGATCGCTGGCCGAATCGCTGGCCAGCTCGGGCATCACCGAGCTGCTGGCCCAGCTCGACCGCGAGCTGATCGGGCTGAAGCCGGTGAAAGCGCGCATTCGCGATATCGCCGCATTGCTGCTGGTGGACAAGCTGCGCGCCGCACGCGGCTTCAGCGCGGGCGCGCCCAGCCTGCATATGTGCTTCACCGGCAATCCCGGCACCGGCAAGACCACCGTGGCCATGCGCATGGCGCAGATCCTGCACCAGCTCGGCTACGTGCGGCGCGGCCACCTGGTGGCCGTGACCCGCGACGACCTGGTCGGCCAGTACATCGGCCATACCGCGCCCAAGACCAAGGAGATCCTGAAGAAGGCCATGGGCGGGGTGCTCTTCATCGACGAGGCCTACTACCTCTACCGCCCGGAGAACGAACGCGACTATGGCCAGGAGGCCATCGAGATCCTGCTGCAGGTGATGGAGAACAACCGCGAAGACCTGGTGGTGATCCTGGCCGGCTACAAGGACCGCATGGACCGCTTCTTCGAATCGAACCCGGGCATGTCCTCGCGCGTCGCCCACCATATCGACTTCCCCGACTACCAGCTCGACGAGCTGCGCCAGATCGCGGATCTCATGCTGGACGAGATGCAGTACCGCTTCGACGAGCAGAGCCGCGCCGTCTTTGCCGACTACCTGGCCCGGCGCATGGCGCAACCGCATTTCGCCAATGCCCGCAGCGTGCGCAATGCGCTCGACCGCGCGCGGCTGCGCCATGCCTCGCGCCTGCTGGACGATGCCGGCGCGGTCGCCGACGACCAGACCCTGACCACCATCACGGCCGCCGATCTGCTTGCCAGCCGCGTGTTCGCACCGGCCGCGCAAACCTTGGCGAGGGAGTAA
- a CDS encoding ribulose bisphosphate carboxylase small chain (K01602: rbcS; ribulose-bisphosphate carboxylase small chain [EC:4.1.1.39]), giving the protein MRITQGTFSFLPDLTDAQITSQLEYCLGKGWAVGIEYTDDPHPRNTYWEMFGLPMFDLRDAAGILLEINNARSTFPNHYIRVTAFDSTHTVESVVMSFIVNRPADEPGFRLVRQEEPGRTMRYSIESYAVQARPEGSRYRGID; this is encoded by the coding sequence ATGCGCATTACTCAAGGCACTTTCTCCTTCCTGCCCGACCTCACCGACGCGCAGATCACCAGCCAGCTCGAATACTGCCTGGGCAAGGGCTGGGCGGTCGGCATCGAATACACCGACGACCCGCATCCGCGCAATACCTACTGGGAGATGTTCGGCCTGCCGATGTTCGACCTGCGCGATGCCGCCGGCATCCTGCTGGAGATCAACAACGCCCGCAGCACCTTTCCCAACCACTACATCCGCGTCACGGCCTTCGATTCGACCCATACGGTGGAGTCGGTGGTGATGTCCTTCATCGTCAATCGTCCCGCCGACGAACCCGGCTTCCGCCTGGTGCGGCAGGAGGAGCCCGGCCGCACGATGCGCTACTCGATCGAGAGCTACGCCGTGCAGGCGAGGCCGGAAGGTAGTCGCTACCGCGGCATCGACTGA